In bacterium, a genomic segment contains:
- the glmU gene encoding bifunctional UDP-N-acetylglucosamine diphosphorylase/glucosamine-1-phosphate N-acetyltransferase GlmU: MVEQPAAVILAAGRSTRMKSGSPKVLHLLSGRPMISYIVEALRRAGVRRPLLVVGTDAAAIRGALGSRVDYVVQARPLGTGHAVSAALPRLRGRAVAFVVNADMPFVQAATFRALRAAVRSLVIASLATGVAESDLRFGRIVRGADRRLLRIVEDRDASPEERAIREVNAGVYCFRLPELRWALRRIRPNNRQGEYYLTDAVTLLAGEGGGVATVPVGDPAELRGVNTRAELAEAERTMRRRILSRVMESGVTVTDPATTFIEDAVRIGPDTIVHPYTMLSGRTIVGDHAVIGPGARIHDSVVGRRACVRDSSLEGARIGDGTIVGPYAHLRPGTVVGRYVEIGNYAEMKQVRVGDRTKVHHKSYLGDAWIGADVNIGAGTITCNYGLDHRKHRTTIGDGAYIGSDSMLVAPVRIGRGAITGAGAVVTKNVPPRGVAVGVPARVIRLLGARR; this comes from the coding sequence ATGGTGGAGCAGCCGGCTGCCGTGATCCTGGCCGCGGGCCGGAGCACGCGGATGAAATCGGGTTCCCCCAAGGTCCTCCATCTCCTGAGCGGGCGCCCGATGATCTCCTACATCGTGGAGGCGCTCCGCCGCGCCGGGGTTCGCCGTCCGCTGCTCGTCGTGGGGACGGACGCCGCCGCGATCCGCGGGGCGTTGGGCTCTCGCGTCGACTACGTCGTGCAGGCCCGCCCTCTCGGCACCGGGCACGCCGTGTCGGCCGCCCTCCCTCGCCTGCGGGGGCGGGCAGTTGCCTTTGTGGTGAACGCGGACATGCCGTTCGTCCAGGCGGCGACCTTTCGCGCACTGCGGGCGGCGGTCCGGTCGCTCGTCATCGCGTCGTTGGCCACCGGGGTGGCGGAGAGCGACCTTCGCTTCGGCCGGATCGTCCGCGGGGCCGATCGGCGCCTGCTGCGGATCGTAGAGGACAGGGACGCCAGCCCCGAGGAGCGCGCGATTCGGGAGGTCAACGCCGGCGTCTACTGCTTTCGCCTCCCCGAACTCCGGTGGGCGCTGCGGCGGATTCGCCCGAACAACCGGCAGGGAGAGTACTACCTCACCGATGCGGTGACGCTGCTGGCCGGCGAAGGGGGGGGAGTGGCGACCGTCCCCGTGGGCGATCCGGCGGAGCTGCGCGGGGTCAACACCCGCGCAGAGCTGGCCGAAGCGGAGCGGACGATGCGTCGTCGAATCCTCTCGCGCGTCATGGAGTCGGGGGTGACCGTGACCGACCCGGCGACAACCTTCATCGAGGATGCGGTCCGGATCGGGCCGGACACGATCGTGCATCCCTACACGATGCTCAGCGGTCGCACCATCGTGGGGGATCATGCGGTGATTGGACCGGGGGCCCGCATTCACGACTCCGTCGTCGGTCGGCGTGCTTGCGTGCGCGACTCCTCGCTGGAGGGGGCGCGGATTGGGGACGGCACGATCGTCGGCCCCTACGCCCACCTCCGCCCCGGAACAGTGGTCGGTCGGTACGTCGAGATCGGCAACTACGCCGAGATGAAACAGGTGCGGGTGGGCGACCGGACGAAGGTTCATCACAAGAGCTACCTGGGGGACGCCTGGATCGGGGCGGACGTCAACATCGGGGCCGGCACGATCACCTGCAACTACGGGCTGGACCACCGCAAGCACCGGACGACGATCGGGGACGGCGCGTACATCGGCAGCGACTCGATGCTGGTCGCGCCGGTGCGGATCGGGCGGGGGGCGATCACGGGCGCGGGTGCGGTGGTGACCAAGAATGTGCCGCCCCGCGGCGTTGCCGTTGGGGTGCCGGCCCGCGTGATCCGGCTGCTCGGCGCCAGGCGGTAG
- a CDS encoding ribose-phosphate pyrophosphokinase: MAGAGIRVFSGTSNPDLAGGIAAYLDVRLGAIAVFRYADGEIGVRIEESVRGEDVFIVQPTCPPASETLMELLVIIDAARRASAARITAVIPYFGYARQDRKMKPREPISAKLVANLVTTAGANRVLTLDLHAGQLWGFFDIPLDHLPCRMILGDYFRGLALDNVVVVSPDIGGVKRAREFAEYLRAPLAIIDKRRDRPNQVAEVVHVIGKVYRRTAILVDDIIDTGGTLAMGAEALVRRGVREVYACCTHAILSPPAITRIQRSPIRQLVVTDSMPVSTEKRTEKITVISVAGLLGEAIRRIHADQSVSELFAQPPRVMQPAAEGE, translated from the coding sequence ATGGCGGGCGCAGGGATCCGGGTCTTCAGCGGGACCAGCAACCCGGATCTGGCCGGGGGCATCGCCGCCTACCTCGACGTTCGTTTGGGGGCGATCGCCGTCTTCCGCTACGCCGACGGCGAGATCGGCGTGCGGATCGAGGAGAGCGTCCGGGGTGAGGATGTCTTCATCGTCCAGCCGACCTGCCCGCCGGCGAGCGAGACGTTGATGGAGCTCCTGGTCATTATCGACGCGGCCCGTCGTGCCAGCGCCGCCCGGATCACGGCCGTGATCCCGTATTTCGGCTATGCCCGCCAGGACCGCAAGATGAAGCCCCGAGAGCCGATCTCAGCGAAGTTGGTCGCCAATCTCGTGACGACGGCGGGGGCGAACCGGGTCCTCACGCTCGATTTGCATGCCGGACAGTTATGGGGGTTCTTCGATATCCCGCTCGACCATCTGCCGTGCCGGATGATCCTGGGCGACTACTTCCGCGGGCTCGCCCTCGACAACGTGGTCGTGGTGTCTCCCGACATCGGCGGGGTGAAGCGGGCCCGCGAGTTCGCCGAGTACCTCAGGGCGCCGCTGGCGATCATCGACAAGCGGCGCGATCGGCCGAATCAGGTCGCCGAGGTGGTCCACGTGATCGGCAAGGTGTACCGGCGCACGGCGATCCTCGTGGACGACATCATCGATACGGGGGGGACCCTGGCGATGGGGGCGGAGGCGCTCGTGCGCCGCGGGGTACGCGAGGTTTACGCCTGCTGCACCCACGCGATTCTCTCTCCCCCGGCGATCACCCGGATTCAGCGGTCGCCGATCCGGCAGTTGGTGGTCACGGACAGCATGCCGGTGTCGACGGAGAAACGGACCGAGAAGATCACCGTGATTTCGGTCGCCGGCCTCTTGGGCGAGGCGATCCGCCGGATCCACGCCGACCAATCGGTGAGCGAACTCTTCGCGCAGCCGCCCCGGGTGATGCAGCCGGCGGCCGAGGGGGAGTGA